A single genomic interval of Clostridium facile harbors:
- a CDS encoding 6-phosphofructokinase translates to MKIGNIVVGQSGGPTSAINASLAGVFQAAKDLGAEKIYGMRHGIEGILKEEFINLSQTLGSDSKVQLLKITPSSALGSCRYKLPKVEKDEQTYQKIFDILKKYDISHFFYIGGNDSMDTIQKLSSYGARIGSNITFIGIPKTIDNDLPLTDHTPGYGSAAKYIAAATKEVIYDASVYPFPAVTIMEIMGRDAGWLTAASSLSRGEDCDGPDLIYLPERPFDVEQFVDNVKEKMSQKYAVVIAVSEGLRDATGTYICDSLASKKVDAFGHRQLECTGKALTNMLEVLHCKTRAIELNTLQRCAAHMLSKTDIDESFQSGYEGVMAASKGETGKMVTFHRISNTPYQLEYRLSDINLIANQQRSVPGKYITKGGTDVSDSIREYIEPLIQGEYTPQYKNGVPSYFRF, encoded by the coding sequence ATGAAAATTGGAAACATTGTAGTAGGGCAATCTGGAGGACCTACTTCAGCGATTAACGCCAGTTTAGCTGGTGTTTTTCAAGCGGCAAAAGATTTGGGTGCTGAAAAAATTTATGGCATGCGGCATGGGATTGAAGGCATATTAAAAGAGGAATTTATCAATTTGTCCCAAACGTTGGGGTCGGATAGCAAAGTGCAATTATTAAAAATTACGCCTAGTTCTGCGTTGGGGTCCTGTCGATATAAACTGCCTAAAGTAGAAAAGGATGAGCAGACATACCAGAAAATTTTTGATATTTTAAAAAAATATGATATCTCTCATTTTTTCTATATTGGCGGGAATGATTCCATGGATACCATCCAAAAACTATCTTCTTACGGAGCAAGAATAGGGAGCAATATTACTTTTATTGGTATTCCAAAAACAATTGACAATGATTTGCCTTTAACAGACCATACGCCAGGATATGGAAGTGCTGCTAAATACATAGCTGCCGCTACCAAAGAAGTCATTTATGACGCGTCAGTTTATCCATTTCCAGCAGTTACAATTATGGAAATTATGGGACGTGATGCGGGGTGGCTTACCGCTGCATCCAGTTTATCCCGTGGGGAAGACTGTGATGGGCCAGATTTAATTTATTTGCCAGAACGGCCATTTGATGTGGAACAGTTTGTGGATAATGTAAAGGAAAAAATGTCACAGAAATATGCTGTTGTGATTGCGGTTTCCGAAGGATTACGGGATGCTACAGGTACTTATATCTGTGATTCATTGGCAAGTAAAAAGGTAGATGCGTTTGGGCACCGCCAGTTGGAATGTACTGGAAAGGCTTTAACCAATATGTTAGAAGTATTGCATTGTAAAACCCGTGCCATCGAATTAAATACCTTACAACGTTGTGCCGCCCATATGCTCTCTAAGACGGATATTGATGAGAGTTTCCAATCCGGATATGAGGGGGTGATGGCTGCTTCCAAAGGGGAAACGGGAAAAATGGTTACCTTCCACCGTATTTCCAATACACCATACCAGTTGGAATACAGACTTAGTGATATTAACTTGATTGCCAACCAGCAGCGTTCTGTTCCAGGAAAATATATTACCAAAGGCGGTACAGATGTTTCTGATTCGATCCGTGAATATATTGAACCTCTGATTCAAGGGGAATATACACCACAATATAAAAACGGTGTTCCATCCTATTTTCGTTTTTAA
- a CDS encoding DMT family transporter, whose product MNKIQSNFCLFCVTLCWSTEVILLKNIPAEIPSISITAMTNFIGCLILIAIFFKKIFRPITKKNLLRVAGLGILNMTYNLLMLFGLQYLNVSTGIFTLSMTTVVLPVLLLLRRQKIRINTWLGVGLILIGILLAVNLHTDLSQLPGIGIMLVVCLLRAWYIIKLNEAAKEMEPIQLSALILGVVAVLSFLIWLFIEPRTVFALSYSSEMLSSIFVYSYFICAFATVINIFAQKQASARTASVIYSLEIVFSTIFSATLPPILVDRITLTPSLVIGCVLVALGAFLSEFDATAFVVAWKRRWSA is encoded by the coding sequence TTGAATAAAATTCAATCCAATTTTTGTCTTTTTTGTGTAACGCTTTGCTGGTCAACGGAGGTCATTCTGCTTAAAAATATTCCTGCTGAAATTCCATCCATTTCGATTACCGCCATGACTAATTTTATCGGCTGTCTGATTTTAATTGCCATCTTCTTTAAAAAAATCTTCCGACCCATTACAAAAAAGAATCTTCTGCGTGTGGCTGGGTTAGGAATCTTGAATATGACCTATAACCTGCTGATGCTGTTTGGACTACAATATCTCAATGTTTCCACCGGTATTTTTACCCTATCCATGACAACGGTAGTTCTTCCTGTTCTTCTTCTGCTCCGACGTCAGAAAATTCGAATCAACACTTGGCTTGGGGTAGGGCTCATATTGATAGGGATTCTGCTGGCGGTCAATCTGCACACTGACTTATCCCAGCTACCTGGAATCGGGATTATGTTGGTGGTATGCCTGCTTCGGGCTTGGTACATTATTAAACTTAACGAAGCGGCAAAAGAGATGGAGCCAATACAGCTGTCCGCCCTTATTTTAGGTGTGGTTGCAGTTCTATCCTTCCTCATATGGCTGTTTATCGAACCACGCACGGTTTTTGCTCTTTCCTACTCCTCCGAGATGCTCTCCAGCATTTTTGTTTACAGTTATTTTATCTGTGCTTTTGCTACCGTCATAAATATTTTTGCGCAAAAGCAGGCGTCTGCCCGGACAGCTTCGGTGATCTATTCTCTAGAAATCGTCTTTTCCACCATCTTTTCCGCTACCCTTCCACCGATTCTGGTCGATCGTATTACACTAACACCCTCTTTGGTCATTGGTTGCGTTCTGGTAGCGCTAGGGGCGTTCCTGTCTGAATTTGATGCAACCGCTTTTGTTGTGGCTTGGAAACGGAGGTGGTCCGCATGA
- a CDS encoding HPr family phosphocarrier protein, producing the protein MQSVTIMLNTVTDVKTFVNVVSKYDFDVDLVSGRYAIDGKSIMGIFSLDLSKPIRVEVRSDDASAFFEEIKPFIKEEA; encoded by the coding sequence ATGCAATCAGTAACCATTATGTTAAATACTGTAACTGACGTAAAAACTTTTGTAAACGTAGTATCCAAATATGATTTTGATGTAGATTTGGTATCTGGCAGATACGCAATTGATGGAAAATCGATTATGGGTATTTTTAGTTTGGATTTATCAAAACCAATTAGAGTGGAAGTCCGCAGTGATGACGCTTCCGCATTTTTTGAGGAAATCAAACCTTTTATCAAAGAAGAAGCATAA
- a CDS encoding TVP38/TMEM64 family protein: MRQKMNHKLILKAVFLTLFLVVAVLLTIWAFPKVMELKDPAVREMYKNEVENMGISGWFIMLGIQAAQVVFAIIPGEPVEVLSGLLFGAIPGLILCLLGIFIGTVIIYYVVKLLGRPFVEFFISQEKMDKLSFLHDTKKLGPLVFLLFFIPGTPKDLLTYIVPLTNLKPLHFFLISTFARIPSIITSTYAGAAIYQENLWGSIIMFAVAGGLAIVGILINKKLMAYLEKRRKKHPHKTKVSK; encoded by the coding sequence TTGCGTCAGAAAATGAATCATAAATTAATTTTAAAGGCAGTGTTTTTAACTTTATTTTTAGTGGTTGCTGTTTTACTTACCATTTGGGCATTTCCAAAAGTAATGGAACTAAAAGACCCTGCCGTACGGGAAATGTACAAAAATGAAGTTGAAAATATGGGGATTTCCGGATGGTTTATCATGTTGGGAATCCAAGCGGCGCAGGTTGTGTTTGCTATTATTCCAGGGGAACCAGTAGAAGTACTATCTGGTTTGTTGTTTGGAGCGATCCCAGGATTGATTTTGTGTTTGTTGGGGATCTTTATTGGCACAGTAATTATTTATTACGTAGTAAAATTATTAGGCAGACCGTTTGTAGAGTTTTTTATTTCTCAAGAGAAAATGGACAAATTGAGTTTTCTTCATGACACTAAAAAATTAGGGCCTTTGGTTTTCCTATTGTTTTTTATCCCTGGTACACCAAAGGACTTGCTAACTTATATTGTACCGTTAACGAATTTAAAACCACTCCATTTTTTTCTCATTTCTACCTTTGCTCGTATTCCATCTATTATTACTTCCACTTATGCAGGAGCAGCTATTTATCAAGAAAACCTGTGGGGTTCCATCATTATGTTTGCTGTTGCTGGTGGTTTGGCTATAGTTGGGATTTTAATAAACAAAAAATTAATGGCTTATTTAGAAAAACGGAGAAAAAAACATCCACATAAAACAAAGGTATCTAAATAA
- a CDS encoding alanine/glycine:cation symporter family protein, translating into MGLLEQINNGLSRIVWGPVMLLFLLGIGLYFSVRTGFFQIRYFGRMCRETVGSLFEKKPKSKQGITPFQAVSTALAGTLGTGNIVGVSTAIVTGGPGAIFWMWVSSILGMMTKYAEVLLAVYYRKKNGKGEYIGGPMYYIQYGMGYKFPAILFALFCVAASFGIGNMTQSNAVSTALECSFGIPTWISGVILAVLVGIVIIGGIKRVGSLAEKLVPLMSFLYLGLAIFVLFFNRSQIPKAFEEIFQYALCPSSILGGSAGYLFMQGIRFGISRGVFSNEAGLGSAPIAHAAANAKSPAQQGMWGMFEVFFDTIVSCTITALVVLTSGDWLSGQNGSTLTLTAFSNVIGDSAQGLISICMVFFAFSSILGWAYYGEKCMEYLFHKKFAIFIYRCVFLGFMIWGAVQNLSLVWSVSDTLNGLMAIPNLIALVWLSPIVFQETKRYQNIIKTIKNERNL; encoded by the coding sequence ATGGGGCTTTTAGAACAGATCAATAATGGATTAAGTCGGATTGTTTGGGGTCCGGTAATGCTTTTGTTTTTATTGGGGATTGGGCTGTATTTTTCTGTCCGAACTGGTTTTTTTCAAATCCGCTATTTTGGAAGAATGTGTAGGGAAACAGTTGGAAGTTTATTTGAAAAAAAACCAAAATCAAAACAAGGAATTACCCCCTTTCAGGCAGTATCAACCGCTTTGGCTGGCACATTAGGAACAGGAAATATTGTTGGGGTATCCACCGCGATTGTTACTGGAGGTCCAGGTGCTATTTTTTGGATGTGGGTCAGTTCTATTTTGGGGATGATGACCAAATATGCGGAGGTATTGCTGGCGGTTTATTACCGAAAGAAAAACGGAAAAGGGGAATATATTGGTGGCCCCATGTATTATATTCAATATGGTATGGGATATAAATTCCCAGCCATATTATTTGCGCTGTTCTGCGTGGCTGCTTCGTTTGGAATTGGGAATATGACACAATCTAACGCTGTCTCTACGGCGCTAGAATGTTCTTTTGGAATTCCAACTTGGATTAGCGGTGTAATATTAGCTGTTTTGGTTGGAATTGTTATTATAGGAGGGATCAAACGAGTAGGAAGTTTAGCAGAAAAATTAGTTCCACTGATGTCCTTTCTCTATTTAGGATTGGCAATTTTTGTACTGTTTTTTAATAGAAGTCAGATACCAAAAGCATTTGAGGAAATTTTTCAATATGCTCTTTGCCCATCTTCTATTTTAGGAGGAAGCGCCGGATATTTATTTATGCAGGGAATCCGCTTTGGTATTTCCAGAGGGGTTTTTTCCAACGAAGCGGGATTAGGGTCTGCTCCCATTGCCCATGCTGCTGCCAACGCAAAAAGCCCAGCTCAGCAGGGCATGTGGGGAATGTTTGAAGTGTTTTTTGATACGATTGTAAGCTGTACCATTACCGCTTTGGTTGTGTTAACTTCAGGGGATTGGCTAAGTGGCCAGAATGGTTCCACGTTAACCTTAACTGCTTTTTCTAATGTGATAGGTGATTCAGCTCAGGGACTAATTTCAATTTGTATGGTATTTTTTGCGTTTTCCAGTATTTTGGGATGGGCATATTATGGTGAAAAATGTATGGAATACTTATTTCACAAAAAATTTGCTATTTTCATATATCGTTGTGTATTTTTAGGGTTTATGATATGGGGAGCAGTACAAAATCTTTCTTTGGTATGGTCTGTTTCTGATACACTAAATGGGTTGATGGCGATACCAAATCTGATTGCGTTAGTGTGGTTAAGCCCGATCGTATTTCAGGAAACAAAACGGTATCAAAATATAATCAAAACAATTAAAAATGAAAGAAATTTGTAA